The genomic window TTGCTTTGTAACGTTTGCAGCAACTTTTTTTCCATCTGTAATTCTGTTTTCAATTGCTCTCTTCGTTCATCAAGCGGTTTGTACACACATATATATAGCGCAAATGATAGTAGCGTAAGCAACAAGAGGGAAATCATCACGATAAGTCCTTTTCTCATTTTCCCCCTCCTTGTTGCTGTTTTTTCCATTCCTCCATATTTAGCTGAATAGAAAATTGTCCGATATACCGCGGCATGATTCCTTCTTCTTCCGCCTTTCCTTCTGATGCAGTTAAACTCGTCAGTTTCACGTCAGCGATAAACGATGCGTCTTTTAATGATTGTAAATATGCGGCACTTTCACGCGTTGTATCAAATTGAGCGGTCAGTTGAATGGCGCCATCTCGCGCATACGAAATGTTCATTAAAAACCCTCGCTCTGGCAATCGTTCAATCAATTCATGTAAAAGCGCAACCGTATGAATCGGATATTGCTCCGCCCACTGAATCGCTTCTTGTAACTGGACTCCGACAGATGTGTTCGCAGCTGTTTTTTGTTTTTCTTCTTCTGCTATTCGTAACGCTTTCGTTTGATCAAGCTCCGTTTTTAATTGGGCGATTTGTTGTTCCATGCGTTGTACGACG from Anoxybacillus gonensis includes these protein-coding regions:
- a CDS encoding PilN domain-containing protein; the encoded protein is MLVEINLLPKRERKSRLIPLLSIVAAVLFIVGATTFYFVVQRMEQQIAQLKTELDQTKALRIAEEEKQKTAANTSVGVQLQEAIQWAEQYPIHTVALLHELIERLPERGFLMNISYARDGAIQLTAQFDTTRESAAYLQSLKDASFIADVKLTSLTASEGKAEEEGIMPRYIGQFSIQLNMEEWKKQQQGGGK